In Pelmatolapia mariae isolate MD_Pm_ZW linkage group LG2, Pm_UMD_F_2, whole genome shotgun sequence, one DNA window encodes the following:
- the LOC134637848 gene encoding protocadherin alpha-3-like, translated as MEQRKRQSEMRRGYLVGCVFAVLLWTVASAQLRYSISEEVNEGTVVGNIARDLGLDKNTLKDRKYRIVSSNADPLFYVNPNDGVLYVSRKIDREEVCAESSACVINVKTVLENPLEVHYARVEVLDINDHSPSFQDNQTTLEISESVLPGTRFQLKAARDQDSGEFSVQQYKLSNNDHFRLEIKDKGDDGKIPILVVQKSLDRETAGSHVLSLTALDGGKPPKSSEMNILVNVLDINDNAPAFSKDDYSVTLNENTPLGTIVVQVNAIDLDDGPNGDVVYSFGKSINQKDLNLFAISPLTGELSVKGLINYEEREKYEIEIQASDKGMAPLTTEKSVKIKIVDLNDNTPEIEVTSLSSSIPEDSRPGTTVALISVNDLDSGLNGKVICFVGDDVPFALSPSLQDKMFSLVTKSPLDREKQSQYELTITAKDAGQPPLSSEKTISVTVSDVNDNSPEFSLSPYTFYVTEGNNPGASVFSVKASDRDENDNARISYHIIRDGSEDNKFTSFLNINSENGEILALKSFDFETLKTFQFQVAASDSGTPPLSNNVTVNVFILDQNDNAPVILYPLSSNGSAQGVEEIPRNVNAGHLVTKVRAYDADIGYNGWLLFSLQEVTDHSLFALDRYTGQIRTLRSFTETDEAEHKLLILVKDNGNVSLSATATVIVKLVEPKEAFAASDVKGAAKDDEDDNNVIFYLMITLGAVSVLFLVSIIVLIAMQCSKSTDYTSKYLPETNYDGTLCHSIQYRSGEKRYMLVGPRMSIGSTIVPGSHANTLVLPDRRRTSEEVRNIQHFPIK; from the coding sequence ATGGAACAAAGAAAACGCCAGTCGGAAATGAGGAGAGGATATCTGGTCGGATGCGtatttgctgtgcttttgtgGACTGTAGCATCAGCGCAGTTGCGATACTCGATCTCCGAGGAGGTTAACGAAGGAACTGTGGTTGGAAACATAGCAAGAGATCTGGGATTAGATAAAAACACGTTGAAAGACCGGAAGTATCGGATTGTTTCAAGTAATGCGGACCCCCTTTTCTATGTGAATCCAAACGATGGTGTTCTGTATGTGAGCAGAAAGATTGACAGAGAGGAAGTGTGTGCAGAGAGCAGTGCGTGtgtaataaatgttaaaactgtgCTAGAAAACCCACTGGAGGTCCATTATGCTAGAGTAGAAGTGCTGGATATAAATGATCATTCACCCAGCTTCCAAGACAACCAGACAACCCTTGAGATCTCAGAGTCAGTATTACCCGGGACACGATTTCAGCTGAAAGCAGCACGTGACCAAGACAGTGGAGAGTTTTCCGTGCAGCAGTATAAACTTAGCAACAACGATCACTTCCGATTGGAAATTAAGGATAAAGGAGATGATGGAAAAATACCTATTTTAGTTGTTCAAAAATCCTTAGACAGGGAAACTGCAGGAAGCCATGTATTATCACTGACGGCGCTGGATGGGGGTAAACCTCCGAAATCAAGCGAAATGAATATTCTGGTAAATGTTCTTGATATTAATGATAACGCTCCTGCTTTCTCTAAAGATGATTATTCTGTTACACTCAATGAAAATACACCACTTGGTACAATAGTCGTACAAGTAAATGCAATAGACTTAGATGATGGACCTAACGGAGATGTAGTTTATTCATTTGGTAAGAGTATAAATCAAAAAGATTTAAATCTCTTTGCTATCAGTCCATTAACAGGAGAGTTAAGCGTTAAAGGATTGATAAACTATGAGGAGAGGGAAAAATACGAAATAGAAATCCAGGCGTCAGATAAAGGTATGGCTCCTCTAACTACAGAAAAGAGCGTAAAAATAAAGATTGTTGACTTGAATGATAACACACCTGAGATTGAGGTAACATCACTTTCAAGCTCAATACCAGAAGATTCCAGACCTGGAACTACAGTAGCTCTTATTAGTGTAAACGACTTGGATTCTGGTCTTAATGGAAAAGTTATTTGTTTCGTAGGTGACGATGTTCCGTTTGCTTTATCACCATCTTTACAGGATAAGATGTTTTCATTAGTGACCAAATCCCCTCTGGACAGGGAAAAACAGTCACAATATGAGTTGACAATAACGGCAAAAGACGCAGGTCAGCCTCCGTTATCATCTGAAAAGACAATAAGCGTTACGGTGTCCGATGTGAATGACAACAGTCCAGAGTTTTCACTCAGCCCATATACTTTCTATGTTACTGAGGGGAATAATCCAGGAgcttcagtgttttctgttaaaGCCTCTGATCGTGATGAGAATGACAATGCGCGCATTTCCTATCATATTATCAGAGACGGAAGTGAAGATAATAAATTCACTTCATTTCTAAACATAAACTCTGAAAATGGGGAAATTTTAGCGCTGAAAAGTTTTGATTTTGAAACGCTGAAAACTTTCCAGTTCCAAGTTGCTGCCTCAGATTCTGGAACTCCGCCACTAAGCAACAACGTCACAGTCAACGTCTTCATCCTGGATCAGAACGACAATGCTCCAGTCATCCTGTATCCACTCAGCTCCAACGGCTCTGCTCAAGGTGTGGAGGAGATTCCCCGAAACGTCAACGCAGGACACTTAGTGACTAAAGTCAGAGCCTATGACGCTGATATAGGATATAACGGTTGGTTGCTCTTTTCACTGCAAGAAGTTACTGACCACAGTCTCTTTGCTTTGGACCGCTATACAGGACAGATCAGAACACTTCGCTCATTCACAGAGACTGATGAGGCTGAGCATAAACTGCTCATACTGGTCAAAGACAACGGCAACGTTTCTCTCTCAGCAACAGCTACTGTGATTGTCAAACTTGTGGAGCCCAAAGAGGCTTTTGCAGCTTCTGATGTTAAAGGTGCAGCAAAAGATGATGAGGACGACAATAACGTGATATTTTACCTCATGATAACTTTGGGCGCAGTTTCTGTACTGTTTCTCGTCAGCATCATCGTGCTGATTGCAATGCAGTGCTCCAAATCCACAGACTATACTTCTAAATATCTGCCAGAGACTAATTATGATGGGACACTGTGTCACAGCATCCAGTACAGATCAGGAGAGAAGCGGTACATGCTAGTTGGACCCAGAATGAGTATAGGATCTACTATAGTTCCGGGCAGTCATGCAAATACACTAGTGCTTCCTGATAGGAGACGCACATCTGAAGAGGTAAGGAATATTCAACATTTTCCAATTAAATAA